Proteins from a genomic interval of Spea bombifrons isolate aSpeBom1 chromosome 4, aSpeBom1.2.pri, whole genome shotgun sequence:
- the CIAO1 gene encoding probable cytosolic iron-sulfur protein assembly protein CIAO1 isoform X1: MFIGGSRMKDSLTLLNRITAHPDSRCWFLAWNPTGTLLASCGGDKTIRIWGKEEDTWVCKTVLGEGHQRTVRKVAWSPCGNYLASASFDATTCIWMKKTDTFECITTLEGHENEVKSVAWAPSGNLLATCSRDKSVWVWEVDEEEEYECVSVLNSHTQDVKHVVWHPNQELLASASYDDSVKLYREEEDDWVCCATLEGHTSTVWSLAFDQSGERLASCSDDKTVRIWRQLGTEEGKGVSKDDLTWKCVCTLTGYHSRTVYDINWSRLTGSIATACGDDAVRVFEEDPGSDPMQPTFSLTAHMPRAHSQDVNCVAWHPKDAELLASCSDDGDIAFWRYQHSD, translated from the exons ATGTTTATTG GTGGCTCCAGGATGAAGGATTCCCTGACCCTGCTAAATCGGATTACGGCTCACCCGGACTCTCGGTGCTGGTTCTTGGCCTGGAATCCAACTGGGACCCTATTGGCCTCCTGTGGGGGTGATAAAACTATCCGGATCTGGGGCAAAGAGG AAGATACCTGGGTGTGTAAAACAGTTCTCGGTGAAGGTCACCAACGTACCGTACGGAAAGTAGCATGGTCACCTTGCGGAAATTATTTGGCATCTGCAAGCTTTGATGCCACTACCTGTATCTGGATGAAGAAGACCGATACCTTTGAG TGTATCACAACGCTTGAGGGCCATGAAAATGAGGTAAAGTCCGTAGCCTGGGCCCCTTCTGGTAACCTGCTAGCTACCTGCAGCCGTGACAAGAGTGTCTGGGTATGGGAAG TGGATGAAGAAGAAGAGTATGAATGCGTCAGTGTCCTTAATTCACATACCCAGGATGTGAAGCATGTGGTCTGGCACCCTAACCAGGAG CTGCTGGCATCTGCCAGCTATGATGACTCGGTAAAGCTTTACcgcgaggaggaggacgactgGGTTTGCTGTGCCACGTTGGAAGGACACACATCCACCGTTTGGAGCCTTGCTTTCGACCAGAGCGGAGAGCGGCTAGCCAGCTGCAGTGATGACAAGACCGTGCGCATATGGAGACAGCTAGGAACTGAAGAAGGAAAAG GTGTGAGCAAAGATGACCTCACCTGGAAGTGTGTCTGCACTCTGACCGGATATCACTCAAGGACTGTCTATGATATAAACTG GAGTCGCCTGACGGGCTCAATAGCTACAGCCTGCGGAGACGATGCAGTCAGGGTTTTTGAGGAGGATCCGGGCTCGGACCCCATGCAGCCTACTTTCTCTCTCACGGCTCACATGCCACGTGCCCACTCTCAGGATGTTAACTGCGTGGCGTGGCATCCCAAGGACGCAGAGCTCTTGGCCTCATGCAGCGACGACGGCGATATTGCATTCTGGCGTTACCAGCACTCAGATTAA
- the CIAO1 gene encoding probable cytosolic iron-sulfur protein assembly protein CIAO1 isoform X2: MKDSLTLLNRITAHPDSRCWFLAWNPTGTLLASCGGDKTIRIWGKEEDTWVCKTVLGEGHQRTVRKVAWSPCGNYLASASFDATTCIWMKKTDTFECITTLEGHENEVKSVAWAPSGNLLATCSRDKSVWVWEVDEEEEYECVSVLNSHTQDVKHVVWHPNQELLASASYDDSVKLYREEEDDWVCCATLEGHTSTVWSLAFDQSGERLASCSDDKTVRIWRQLGTEEGKGVSKDDLTWKCVCTLTGYHSRTVYDINWSRLTGSIATACGDDAVRVFEEDPGSDPMQPTFSLTAHMPRAHSQDVNCVAWHPKDAELLASCSDDGDIAFWRYQHSD; encoded by the exons ATGAAGGATTCCCTGACCCTGCTAAATCGGATTACGGCTCACCCGGACTCTCGGTGCTGGTTCTTGGCCTGGAATCCAACTGGGACCCTATTGGCCTCCTGTGGGGGTGATAAAACTATCCGGATCTGGGGCAAAGAGG AAGATACCTGGGTGTGTAAAACAGTTCTCGGTGAAGGTCACCAACGTACCGTACGGAAAGTAGCATGGTCACCTTGCGGAAATTATTTGGCATCTGCAAGCTTTGATGCCACTACCTGTATCTGGATGAAGAAGACCGATACCTTTGAG TGTATCACAACGCTTGAGGGCCATGAAAATGAGGTAAAGTCCGTAGCCTGGGCCCCTTCTGGTAACCTGCTAGCTACCTGCAGCCGTGACAAGAGTGTCTGGGTATGGGAAG TGGATGAAGAAGAAGAGTATGAATGCGTCAGTGTCCTTAATTCACATACCCAGGATGTGAAGCATGTGGTCTGGCACCCTAACCAGGAG CTGCTGGCATCTGCCAGCTATGATGACTCGGTAAAGCTTTACcgcgaggaggaggacgactgGGTTTGCTGTGCCACGTTGGAAGGACACACATCCACCGTTTGGAGCCTTGCTTTCGACCAGAGCGGAGAGCGGCTAGCCAGCTGCAGTGATGACAAGACCGTGCGCATATGGAGACAGCTAGGAACTGAAGAAGGAAAAG GTGTGAGCAAAGATGACCTCACCTGGAAGTGTGTCTGCACTCTGACCGGATATCACTCAAGGACTGTCTATGATATAAACTG GAGTCGCCTGACGGGCTCAATAGCTACAGCCTGCGGAGACGATGCAGTCAGGGTTTTTGAGGAGGATCCGGGCTCGGACCCCATGCAGCCTACTTTCTCTCTCACGGCTCACATGCCACGTGCCCACTCTCAGGATGTTAACTGCGTGGCGTGGCATCCCAAGGACGCAGAGCTCTTGGCCTCATGCAGCGACGACGGCGATATTGCATTCTGGCGTTACCAGCACTCAGATTAA